The Malaclemys terrapin pileata isolate rMalTer1 chromosome 2, rMalTer1.hap1, whole genome shotgun sequence nucleotide sequence TTGAGAATCGGTTTCAGTCTTTGCTTCCTTTGCAGGTTTGTACCTCAAAACTCTGGTGCAAGTTTTATCACAGGGCTCTGTGGTTTGGGTCAAACTTCCCATCAACTGCATCTTATTATTCagcataatttaaaaagaaataactgTGCTGCTTTCACCTGGGCCTATAAAGTCCACACCTGTTGAGTGTGGGAGGTATGGCCATATCTACATAATCATTTTGTGCAGAATTAAATTTTTATTAGGAAAAAAGTTATTAATCCTTATAGTTGCTTCCATGTGAACAAAGTGTAAACCAAAGCAATGTTGTCTTGCTGGGTCTTAAGACAGATTCATTGACAAACAACAGTAGAGTGAACTAGAAAACTTTGAGTCAGCTTGTCAAAACCATGTGGGAAGGAAGCTGTCAAGAATCATCAATTTCATGCTGCATCTGCTTGGGGAAGACAAGAACAGCAGCAGAGATAGGCACTGGAGATATTGCAAGCCATGCTGAAAAACTGAAGAGGGCTACAAGAAGGATTGAAAGTCTatctgaatcggcgggtagaaatcgatttctcggggatcgaattatcgcgtctcgtcgggatgcgacaatcgatcctgAATCGACACGCTTActccagcagaggtaggagtaagcgctgtcgatggggagccgcggaggtcgattttgccgccgtcctcacagcggggtaagtcggctccgatacgtcgaattcagctacgctatttgcgtagctgataTGCGTATCGaccctcccccccgtagtgaagacctgcccttacgGAGCTCAGTCTATGTTTCTTATGAAAGAGGAGTAGCAACTTGATCATAGtgtataaatacctacatggggagacCATATCTGATAgaagagggctctttaatctagaagACAAAAGTAtagcaagacccaatggctggaagctgaagctcaaAAACATCTAACTGGAAATAtattgcaaatttttaacagggagcATTATCAGTCATGAATGTGGTAGATTCTCCTTcacttgaggtctttaaatcaagactgggtttGTTTCTATGAGATGTGTTCAAGCTCAGGCATAATTATTGAGCTCACTGCAGAAATTACCGAGTGAATTTATTTGCAGGAAGTCAGagtagatgaccataatggtcccttctggccttaaaatccatttTCATGGGGAGAAGAACCTTAAAAATGAGGCTGAGGGGGTATTGGGAAGCCAGCATCTCACCTACTCCCTTGCAGCTGCAGCAGGATCTAGGAGAGGGGTAAAGTACTGGACATCCTTCCCCTTCACAACAGCCAGGAGACTCTGGTGTGGGGAGAAGACACAGAAGTATTTCTTTCTTCCAAAAGAAGAGGGGGACTAGCTCTTCAGAGCTGATATTTATGGGCCATATGCTGATAAGAACTTTGGACAGTGGCTATTCATGCCATCCTTCTACGAAGCCTAGCACTATCCTTCCCAACAGCTGAGAGTGGCAGGAGGACTCAGTTTCACCTTTGGCTAGTTTTCAGTTTCTTTTAAGGTATATCTGAAATGGAGCTGGTTAGGAAATGATGATGATTTTCCCCACAGCATTTTTTAAGACAGTGATGCTCCAATTTACACTAAGAGCCAGATTTATCCTTCCTGTAACTCCATGATGCTGTTGGCTCCAGTGTTTATCTTGGAGCAGTATCTTTATATACTCTTCTAAAAGATAGATGTATTCTATGAATTCTAGTATACATTTATAGTATATAGGAATAGGGTAGTATCTCTTTAAAGTGTGCTTCCAGTGGTGGTCCTTATGATCTGTACTTCAGAAGCCTCCAGAAATGAGTTAGAGCAGGAGTATGTATGTACCTATGTCTTGCATACCTGTATATAAACATAGTTATCCAGGACCCAACTGTCTCCTTGTGATACTTcatattgtttttgttgtgtaaagagcaaaagatgCAACAGTATAATTTTATTACTTAATTTTATAATACAGAGTAAGTCAAAGAAGTAGGAAAAAAGATGGTTGCAAATTTACAAAATCTAAAGACAAAAGGGGCAGCCAATAATTACTCCTTCTTGTAATTAAGAAGGCCAAAATAAattgtaaagaaataaaattaataaaggaACAAATTTCTATCACAGAAACCTCTATATATCATAAAGAACTATAATAAAGACTGTACAACAGATTAAGTATCAGTGTCATCTTTATGCTGTACTGAAGCTACAACATCTAAACTCTCTCATACTAAATAGAAGTAAGGCACAGAAagcagtgatgggggtgggggtgggggctataGGGGGAAGATCAACTGAGAACGTCCCTGTAAATAATTTTCTAGTTGAAGTGAATTTTCCTTCAGTTTTTCCCTTTTACTTCTAACAAGACAACAATTTATTATGATTTATCATAATGACCGGAAACAACAATTTGTGGACATTATTGGTCGGATGCTACTTGGTGCAAAGGAGCCTAACACTTCACAGATTTGGCCCTCAATTTGTTCTTTACTTGGTGCTTCTATCCTAATCAcattatttatatagcagcacTGATTTCACAGACATATAAAGTAACAAACAGTCCTAGCCCAAGAATCTGACAATTTAGGATTTTTACTCTAACTAGACCTCACTTGATAGCTcttaatggctttttttttcaTCAAGCTTGTGTAGCTGTTGCAGTATCAGGAAATTGTGTATTCCCACTACAAGACAGATACATTAAAGCTGGACAGATACAGCAAGACAGATGTATCTAATTAAGTGCAATGAGGAAGAAAGTACAATTaagactgtttgttttttaaagtgatttgatTAACATCAGTAACCAGGTTAGAGGCTTCTCTCCGAGCTGGAGATCTGTGTCCAGATACATCATGTACAATGTTTTATACATAGCTGAATAAACCTGGGACTTGAACCTACAAACCCTCACTCCTGTGATTagtaccattgatttcaaatggacTTCAGTGAGGTGGCTCATGTATTTAAGGTCTGCTCAGCTGAGTAAAATGTTGTAGGATTGAGCTTTAGTAATCTGTGTGTTGTAGATTTCATAGCTGGAGTCCGTGTTCAGGAGCTTATACAGTGGTATCTGAACGATGCATAAAGTGCTATGTCTAGCATCTGCACATGTACTTCCTTGCCCACTTTCCAGGGGGTGATTTATCTATCCCATTGCTATCACAGTTTAACACCTATTATCTGGAATAATAATATTTGCTTCAAAAACTTTGTGGGCATCTTTTTACCATCagaaaagtcaatttttttttgttttgttttgaaggacATGACAAATGTTTTGGACTGTAGCGGTGATAGCCAACTTTTTCATCCTGATGAACTAAAATGTTACAGTCAATACTTTGGGGTAGAGTTTCTGCCATTCAGCCTCTCAGGTGGTGCATAGGGGGCCAAAACCACCTTTAAGCCCCATACTAGGCATTTCCCTAGTATGGGGAGTCATCAGTGGGTGCAGAGCCGTCAGAACCAGCTCTTTTGCCTCCCTCACTGCAACCTCCGGCAAAGGTGGTGCTCAATAGGAGGGGATGTAGATGGGTCATACTATGCTGCAGCTGTTTCTACCTAGCACACGGTCCCTTGGCACCAccaggctgctctaacctgcaccagggtcagggcagaggataAGGGAGCCATAATTTGCAATTGTTTCTCAGTGTTTCTCCTCTCCTGGATTGTTCTGGCTAATTGTGGGGGGGGACCGTCCCCATCTTTTGCTAGGCCCTTTCCTTGGCTGAGGCAGAGCAAGTGAAGTGCCTGTCCTGCTCTCCCTAGGTTTCTCAGAAGAAGCATACAATGAAGAAGCAAGAACTGCTTTTTTCCATGACTGCAGTACAGCATGCAGTGAGCCACGAAGCTGCTGAGCAGCTATGGAAGAGAAGGGCCAATGGCTGCGCAGAATGCTCCAGGCTCATGCTGCATGAAGCTGTAAAGGTGTTGGTGAAGGGaacataaatatacagcacagtaAGGCTATCCAACCAGTGGACTCTCAGTAGCATTCTGTAGTGCAAGAAGGCAGGAGTGGAGCTCCCCCGATACAGTcttctataccaggggttctcaaactaggggtcgggacccctcagggcgtCACAAGGGTATTATATGGGCAGGGGTCGCGaggtgtcagcctccatcccaaaccccgctttgcctccagcatttataatggtgttaaatatataaaaaagtgtttttaatgtataaggggggcgggtcacactcagaggcttctgtgtgaaaggggtcaccagtacaaaagtctgagaacccctgttctatacCATAGGATCCAAAAGATTGGGAAAAATCATTGGAATCAGATGCCTAGGACTGGACCAGATGTTGCCTGGAGACAAGGAGCTGGACAAGATCTTTCTGCAGAAGAGGAAAGGAGCCAGACCAGGGGGTAGGTGTGAATTTCTGGGGAAGCTAGAATATGCTTGCCTATAGGACCCATCTTTAAACTGTTATAATGGGTAGACTCTGGCTTTTGATGTTTGAGTCCTTGTTGGTTCCAGGTCTATAGGCACCTATGTTGGCATTTATCCAGATAAGAGGAGTATTCTACAGGGTAGTTATAATGTTCCTATGAAATTTGTGCTTAGAATAAGTCAGTTACACATCACTGATATTTGTGTATTCCTGGAGTGGCTTCCAGTTCAAGTTTATTGTTCTATAAGAGAGGATTACTAGGCACCCAGTGCAGAATTCTTGCTTACAAGAAGATATTAATACTTTTCTCTCCCATCCAAGTATTCAGTAGCCCACATTTTCCTTAGTCTGTGAGATTTGACTAGCTCAAAGCCCACAGGGGTATGGCTACAGTCTAATGAGTTTATGTTCACTGAAACACGAGGGAGCAAGATAATAGGATGAGGTAGCAAACTCGGGTCTCGTGTAGCAATGCAGGGTACTACCACTAGCTCAGCTGGCAAGATACCCCACACATAGCACTTTTCAAAACATGCTATCATGAAATATGTACAGTCAGTGCCACTTCCAGGGGATGTAAATCACATGAAAGCCTCAGGAAATCATTTCCCTGCCCCCATCAAACAGAATAAGCTTTCTGTGGTGGTACTGGGACAATCAATCTCTCAAGCCACTTTATCAGGGAAattttgggagtgggaggggttaACTGTCCTATCATTTACAATTAGGGGTGTTAATATGATGGTTAAAAGCCAGAAATTGCTCATGACTGTTGCTTTTCTTTGTCTCACCTGAGGGTATCCAGGAAATAGTCATCAGTTCAAATCAGAGGTGTTAATGTGCAATTAAAGATCAGAAGCGTTTGCTGAATGAAATGAGTTGTGGCCTagaaaaactttattttaatagGATGTCTGCTTAATTGGGATGGATGAGCCTTCACAATTAAATAGTTGCTTTTCAAAGGGGCCAAATAGTTAGGCctagtctaaggcctggtctacactacgactttaattcggatttatcagctttaattcgaattaaccctgcaactgtccacacaacgacgctatttatttcgatgtaaagggccctttaaatcgatttctgtactccaccccgacgagcggagtagtgccaaaatcgattttagcaattcgaattagggttagtgtggccgcaattcgatggtattggcctccgggagctatcccacagtgcatcattgtgaccgctctggacagcaatctaaactcggatgcactggccaggtagacaggaaaagccccgcgaacatttgaattccatttcctgtttgcccagcgtggagagcacaggtgaccacagatagctcatcagcacaggtaaccatgcaggctgataatcgaaaaagagcaccagcatggaccgtgagggaggtactggatctgatcgctgtatggggagaggattcagtgcttgcagaacttcgttctaaaagacgaaatgcaaaaacttttgaaaaaatctccaagggcatgatggagagaggccacaatagggactcagatcagtgccgcgtgaaagtcaaggagctcagacaagcctatcaaaaaacaaaggaggcaaacggtcgctccgggtcagagccgcggacatgccgcttctacgccgagctgcatgcaattctagggggggctgccaccactaccccacctgtgttcgtggattctgggtcggggatagtctcatcagcgacgtctgaggattctgccgatgggggagaggaggaggaggaggatgaggatgagcttgcagagagcacacagcactccattctccccaacagccaggatctttttatcaccctgactgaagtaccctcccaagcctcccaagccagtacccaagactctgaccccatggaagggacctcaagtgagtttaccttttaaaatataaaacttttttaaaaagcaaacggtttttaatgattactttgcctgactttgcattcgcggtcagttcagctactggaaaagtctgtagctactggaaaagtctgttaacgtgtatggggatggagcggaaatcctccagggacatctccatgaagctctcctggaggtactccgaaagccttgccagaaggtttctgggcagtgcatctttattccctcctccatggtaggacacttgaccacgccatgcttgcagcaagtaatctggtatcattgcctgacaaagcctggcagcgtatggtcccggtgtttgctggcattcaagcaacatccgttctttatcttgttgtgtaatcctcaggagagtgatatcactcctggtaacctggttgaaatacgggaacttaattaaggggacagaggtggccgttcctactgggatgtttgcctgtggtggaaaataaatccttccctgcagttagccaagcgcagatgggaaattggccctgagtttttcgcgtttggctagcagggatcttccctgttaccagccacgcggtggggggaggggtaccgtgatcatcccagagaattcatggcgggaggggggcggcggcggggggggggttagtttggtgcctgcagggatcttccctgatactagccacgcagtgggggggaggggtacagcgagcatcccagagaattcatggcgagaggggggggtggttagtttgttttctggtgctgctgaatgttaacggaaaaaccgcagcactctacttgcctgaaggggcccagacaagcccccccacactgccccccccaactggctgagattggccaggcttctgcagcactctacaagctatgcttggtatgtgggaaaggagggcgcagaagcttaccatggccgcatgcaagccgaattctgttgcccagacctgtgatctctagcagcaaagccacaggcactcagcattaagaggcaaaatgcgaccttgcacagaaatcacatgtgctatgtaatgtgaacagtgttggtcaccgtgaaagagtataagcatttttctgcaaaatgtagcttttaaaacaattctctcttttttcccctccctacagcagctgcaaattcctcaagcctccctcctccatcccaaaggttatcacagataaggcgtcgtaagaagagaacgcgagaggacatgttttcggaaattatggaatccagccgcagtgacagagctcatgtgaatgagtggaaggaaaccgtttcaaagtataggaaagaagtcagtgaacgtgaggacaggagggaccaacgtgaggagaggagggaccaacgtgaggagaggagagacgctcgagatgagaggtggcggcaggaagaccagaggatgaaggatgcaacgctggggctgctccggcgtctggtggaggttcaggaacggctgctggaaaacagactgccgcttcagcccctgttccaccctcccccctccccatgttccgtatcctcctcacccagacgtgtaagaacgcggggggggaggctccgtacaccttctcattgcaccccagtagacagcccaagcaaaaggctgtcatttttttaatcttttctttgtggctttttccttcccagcaatcctcctcccaaataccacacgggttccctccctctttttctaatctattaataaagaataaatgatttttaaatgatagtgactttatttggtttgaaagaaagctgggggaaggggcagggtgggttccttacagaaaatcagtcagtaaagggggagggttttcatgaaggagaaacaaacagatatttcacacggtagcctggccagccatgaaactggttttcaaagcttctctgatgcacagcgcttcatggtgtgatcttctaatcgccctggtgtctggctgcgcgtaatcagcagccaggcgatttgcctcagcctcccaccccgccataaaggtctcccccttactttcacagagattgtggagcacacagcaagcagaaataacaatggggagatttctttggctgaggtcagagcgagtcaataatgatctccagcgaccttttaaacggccaaatgcacattctaccaccattctgcacttgcttagcctctagttaaacagctcctgactcctgtccaggctgcctgtgtatggcttcataagccatggcattaaggggtaggctgggtccccaagaataactatgggcatttcaacatccccaatggttattttctggtccggaaagtaagtcccttgctgcagccctttaaacagagtagtgttcctgaagacgcgagcgtcatgaacccttcccgcccagcccgcgttgatgttggtgaaacgtcccttgtgatccacaagtgcttgcagcaccattgaaaagtaccccttgctgtttatgtactcggtggcttggtgctccggtgccaagatagggatatgggttccgtctattgccccaccacagttagggaatcccattgcagcaaaaccatccactatagcctgcacatttcccagagtcacaaactttcgtagcagcacctgagtgattgctttggctacttgcatcacagcagcccccacagtagatttgcccactccaaattgattcccgactgaccggtagctgtctggcgttgcaagcttccacagggctatcgccacgtgcttctcaactgtgagggctgctctcatcctggtattctggcgtttcagggcaggggacagcaagtcacaaagttccatgaaagtgcccttacacatgcgaaagttccgcagccactgggaatcgtcccagacctgcaacactatgcggtcccaccagtctgtgcttgtttcccttgcccagaatcggcgttccatggatagaatctgccccattaacaacatgatctccaaagcaccggggcctgtggtttcactgaattctgtatccgtgtctgtgtccatgtccccatcatgcttgtcgctgcgctgccgctgcctcctcgcctcgtttctctggtcctggctgagcataaactccacgagaacgcgcgaggtgtttacaatattcatgactgctgtcttgagctcagcgggctccatgcttgccatggtatggagtctgcagtgttcacccacccaggaaaaaaggcgcgaaaatggttgtctgccgtccgttgctttcatgcagggagggagggaggaggtgaggctgtacccagaaccacctgcgacgatgttttttgtcccatcaggcactgggatcttaacccacaatcccaatgggcgcgggagactgcgggaactatgggatagctatggaattgctacccacagtgcaacggtgcagaaatcgacgctagccccagtacttggacgcacaccaccgaagtaatgtgcttagtgtggccgcatccatttcgactttatacaacctgttttttaaatccgaattatctaaattcggattaatcccgtagtgtagacataccctaagtaagaAAATTAAGTGGGTTTAACTACATTGTgtagggatgtgaaaaatcagcACCCCTGAGTGATATGGTTAAGCCAAACTAAcctcctgtgtagacagtgctaggtcaatgtaagaattcttccttcagcctagctgctgcctctcaggAAGTTGGATTATGCATGCGGAGGGAAGAACCCCTGATATCAGCATAGGTATCAGAGCTACAgggatgcagctgtgccactccagcatttcaagtgtagacaagcaaaTTCCAGTGTCATTCAATAGGATTTGGACACTTAACTCCTGACAgtccttttgaaatgaaaatatggctgagattttcaaagctaactCTGCTAATCCTAAACAGGTTACCCCTAGACCCGGTGTAAGCAGGCACACTGCAAAGCCATTCCTGAGTTCCTGTGTCCTTACTGGTGCTGTGCTAACCCATGTGCGTTGGTAGTACTTCTGGGCTACACTCTTGGGTCTTTGAGCTGCACTAAACTGAGCTGCTGTGTTATTTCCCAGTGAAAT carries:
- the LOC128831090 gene encoding eukaryotic translation initiation factor 3 subunit A-like is translated as MEGTSTAANSSSLPPPSQRLSQIRRRKKRTREDMFSEIMESSRSDRAHVNEWKETVSKYRKEVSEREDRRDQREERRDQREERRDARDERWRQEDQRMKDATLGLLRRLVEVQERLLENRLPLQPLFHPPPSPCSVSSSPRRVRTRGGRLRTPSHCTPVDSPSKRLSFF